A segment of the Peptoclostridium acidaminophilum DSM 3953 genome:
TTTTTATTTTCTTTTCCTTCAATTGCATTTATAAATTCGTTCAACAAATCATCTATATAAATCAAATTCATTTCAACACTCGGATCGTTTACTTGAATGGGTAAATCATGTGCGATATTGTTACAAAAGGTAGCAACTGCACTATTATAATTAGGCCTGCACCACTTACCAAAAACATTTGGCATCCTATAAACTAAAACCTTAGCGCCTGTTTCCTGACTATACTTGAACAGTAAATCTTCCCCAGCTCTTTTACTCTTTCCATAAGCATTATCTAATTCCGCTTGAGTAGATGATGTTATCAATACAGGCGACTTGTTATTGTGCTTTTTTAAAAGCTTTAGCAATTCGGAAGCAAATCCGAAATTGCCTTCCATGAATTCAGCCTCGTCTTTTGGCCTATTTACGCCAGCGAGATTAAAAACAAACTCACACTCTTTTGTATATTCGTCCAGTAGCTTTTTATCTGTATCCTTGTCAAATTCGAATACATTCGTATAACCTCTGTTTTTCAACTCAGCTACAAGATTTTTTCCCACAAAGCCTTTAGCTCCTGTGACAAGTATTTTCATTATCTATTCCAACCTTTCGATACTCTCTATTCAAACGCTCTCTTAGTGGCAGCCACCTCGTTAAGTGCTAATACTTCATTCAGCTGCTCTCTAACATAGTCCAACTCCAATAATTTTTCCTTTATCTGTTCTATATTAAGTCTATCTGTATTATGAGAATTGTACTCTTCCTCTACAGATAACTTCTGATCTCCCTCAACAAAGTACTTGTCATAATTAAGATCTCTTTTATCAGCTGGTACTCTAAAGAATCCACCCATGTCCTCTGCTACTACGTGTTCTTCTTTAGTTAGCAATGTTTCATAAAGTTTTTCACCATGACGAGTTCCTATTATTTTAATTTCATTATCTGCATTAAATAGCTCTTTTACTGCCTGTGCAAGATCTCCTATTGTTGATGCCGGAGATTTTTGTACCATTATATCGCCAGCTTCAGCATTCTGAAATGCAAAGGCCACTAGTTCTACTGCTTCTTCTAGACTCATTAGAAACCTTGTCATATTAGGATCCGTTACAGTTAATGGATGTCCATTTTTTATCTGATCTATAAACAAAGGTATAACCGATCCCCTCGATGCCATTACATTTCCATATCTAGTTCCACAAATAAGAGTCCTATCTGATGGTATGGTTTTAGCTTTTGCAACGAATACCTTTTCCATCATAGCTTTAGATATTCCCATAGCGTTTATAGGGTATGCTGCTTTATCAGTGGAAAGACAGATTACTTTTTTTACTCCCGCTTCAACTGCTGCCGTTAGTACGTTATCAGTTCCTATAACATTTGTGTTTACCGCTTCAAGCGGAAAGAATTCACATGAAGGAACTTGCTTCAACGCAGCTGCATGGAACACATAGTCAACTCCATACATTGCATTCTTTACACTCCCAATATCTCTTACATTACCTAAATAAAACTTAAGTTTATCGTTTTTATATAGCTTTCGCATATCATCTTGTTTTTTCTCATCCCTTGAAAATATACGAATTTCTTTTACTTCTGTATTCAAGAACCGTTTCATTACGGCATTGCCAAATGAACCTGTTCCCCCTGTAATCAATAGAGTTTTATCTTTAAACATTTATAAATCTCCTTTACGATTTGCTATTCATTAATCCGCCACAACTATACCATTGTAAAATTCATTCAAAATATCCACAGATTTAGATACTGAATAGTTTTCCTTTAAATACCTTCTGCCATTCAACCCCATAGTTTCTCTTTTTTTCTTATCGTTAATTAATTTATTTAAATTAGTATTAAATGATTCAATGTTTCCTGCTTCACTCCAGTAGCCTGCATTGGAAGCTTCTATCATATCGCCAAAATCAGTATTTATATCTGTCGCCGCTAATACCGGAAGACCGTATTCAAAATACGAAAGTATTCTTGATGGAAAATTCGGTATTGAGAAATTCCTGCTTAAAAATATCAGACCGATATCTGACTCAATTACCAGTTTCTCATAGTCTTGTCTTGGTAACGCATCTAGCAATTTTGCATTTTGAATGTTTTCTGATATTAAAAAGTCTCTTATATTATTTCGCTCAGTACCTCTACCTACTAATACAAAGAAAATGTCCTTATTTTCTTTGTTTGCTCTCATTATTTCTATAAAAAAATCCAATCCTTGAGGTTTTCCCATATTCCCGCCGTATATAGCTACAATGGAGTTTAACGGTATCCCATATTTTTTCCTAATCGTAAAATCTTTGGAGATTAATTCCATCGATTGGATTTGTTTTGTATTAGGAAAAATACTCACCTTATTTTTGTCAATCCACTTATTATGTTCTAATATATACTTCCGATTGGCTTTAGACATGCACCCAATGACTGATGAAACCTTATATAGTTGTTCTTCCTTATATCTGAAAAAATTATGTATGATTCCATTTTTTTTCATCAATCCGATATCAACAGCATTTT
Coding sequences within it:
- a CDS encoding capsular polysaccharide biosynthesis protein CapF; the protein is MKILVTGAKGFVGKNLVAELKNRGYTNVFEFDKDTDKKLLDEYTKECEFVFNLAGVNRPKDEAEFMEGNFGFASELLKLLKKHNNKSPVLITSSTQAELDNAYGKSKRAGEDLLFKYSQETGAKVLVYRMPNVFGKWCRPNYNSAVATFCNNIAHDLPIQVNDPSVEMNLIYIDDLLNEFINAIEGKENKNGQFCFVEPIHGIKLGEIAELIKGFRKSRVDLSIADLSDSFTKKLYSTYLSYLPKTEFSYPLKMNVDNRGSFTEFIRTPERGQVSINISKPGITKGNHWHHTKNEKFLVVSGIGVIKFRKIDSDEIIEYFVSGEKLEVVDIPTGYTHNITNLGETDMVTIMWANEAFDPEKPDTYFLEV
- a CDS encoding polysaccharide biosynthesis protein codes for the protein MFKDKTLLITGGTGSFGNAVMKRFLNTEVKEIRIFSRDEKKQDDMRKLYKNDKLKFYLGNVRDIGSVKNAMYGVDYVFHAAALKQVPSCEFFPLEAVNTNVIGTDNVLTAAVEAGVKKVICLSTDKAAYPINAMGISKAMMEKVFVAKAKTIPSDRTLICGTRYGNVMASRGSVIPLFIDQIKNGHPLTVTDPNMTRFLMSLEEAVELVAFAFQNAEAGDIMVQKSPASTIGDLAQAVKELFNADNEIKIIGTRHGEKLYETLLTKEEHVVAEDMGGFFRVPADKRDLNYDKYFVEGDQKLSVEEEYNSHNTDRLNIEQIKEKLLELDYVREQLNEVLALNEVAATKRAFE
- a CDS encoding glycosyltransferase family 4 protein, coding for MKILYISTVFPRPEQNSTIYTDLAEELKNKGNEIVVVASDGSSDFEQTQLKEERGLKVLRVKTGKMYDVGIIQKGLSVVTLKFYLINAIKKYLKYESFDFILFETPPITSADVVKWAMKYFHCPSYLMLKDIFPQNAVDIGLMKKNGIIHNFFRYKEEQLYKVSSVIGCMSKANRKYILEHNKWIDKNKVSIFPNTKQIQSMELISKDFTIRKKYGIPLNSIVAIYGGNMGKPQGLDFFIEIMRANKENKDIFFVLVGRGTERNNIRDFLISENIQNAKLLDALPRQDYEKLVIESDIGLIFLSRNFSIPNFPSRILSYFEYGLPVLAATDINTDFGDMIEASNAGYWSEAGNIESFNTNLNKLINDKKKRETMGLNGRRYLKENYSVSKSVDILNEFYNGIVVAD